From the genome of Pukyongia salina, one region includes:
- the rny gene encoding ribonuclease Y, translating into MDNIVAYIIAAVVGVAVGFLIAKFFERNNASRLTKQAKKTAASIVKEAQVESEAIKKDKILQAKEKFLELKAEHEKVILNRDKKISDVEKRVRDKESQVSSELSKNKKLNAELESKRKEYEERLNFLHKKQGEVEKMHRSQIEQLEVISSLSADDAKAQLIESLKEEAKTDAMAFIQSSVEEAKLTAQQEAKKIIINSIQRIGTEEAIENCVSVFNLESDDVKGRIIGREGRNIRAIESATGVEIIVDDTPEAIILSCFDSVRREVARLSLHKLVTDGRIHPARIEEVVKKTTKQIEEEIIEVGKRTVIDLGIHGLHPELIKAVGRMKYRSSYGQNLLHHSREVAKLCGVMASELGLNPKLAKRAGLLHDIGKVPESETEVPHAILGMQWAEKYGEKPDVCNAIGAHHDEIEMTNLLSPIVQVCDAISGARPGARRQVLDSYIQRLKDLEAIAFGFNGVNKAFAIQAGRELRVMVESEKVSDEKAAQLSFEISQKIQTDMTYPGQVKVTVIRETRAVNIAK; encoded by the coding sequence ATGGACAATATAGTAGCGTATATTATAGCAGCTGTCGTAGGTGTGGCTGTGGGATTTTTAATAGCAAAGTTCTTTGAACGGAATAATGCCTCCAGACTCACCAAGCAAGCTAAAAAGACAGCAGCGTCGATAGTAAAAGAGGCGCAGGTAGAATCGGAAGCAATAAAAAAAGATAAAATACTCCAGGCTAAGGAAAAGTTCCTGGAACTTAAAGCAGAGCACGAAAAGGTGATCCTAAACCGTGACAAGAAGATCTCGGACGTAGAAAAAAGGGTAAGAGATAAGGAATCTCAGGTCTCCAGTGAGCTTTCAAAGAATAAGAAACTTAACGCCGAGCTGGAAAGCAAGCGAAAGGAATACGAAGAACGGCTCAATTTCCTTCATAAGAAACAAGGGGAAGTGGAGAAAATGCATCGTAGCCAGATCGAACAACTTGAAGTGATCTCCAGCCTGTCTGCAGACGATGCAAAGGCACAACTAATTGAAAGCCTAAAAGAAGAGGCAAAGACAGATGCTATGGCGTTTATTCAATCCTCTGTTGAAGAAGCCAAACTTACCGCACAGCAAGAAGCAAAAAAGATCATTATCAACTCAATTCAACGCATTGGCACCGAAGAAGCGATCGAGAATTGCGTTTCGGTGTTCAACCTGGAAAGTGATGACGTTAAGGGTAGGATCATTGGCCGGGAAGGTCGAAATATCCGGGCCATAGAATCTGCTACAGGAGTTGAGATCATTGTTGACGACACACCCGAAGCCATCATTTTATCTTGTTTTGATTCGGTGAGAAGGGAAGTGGCCAGACTATCACTACACAAACTTGTTACCGATGGGCGAATTCACCCTGCACGCATAGAAGAAGTTGTAAAGAAAACTACCAAACAAATAGAGGAGGAGATCATTGAGGTAGGTAAGCGAACCGTGATCGATCTTGGTATTCATGGCCTTCACCCTGAATTGATCAAAGCAGTAGGCCGAATGAAATACAGATCGTCTTACGGGCAGAACCTCTTACATCACTCAAGGGAAGTAGCCAAACTTTGCGGTGTCATGGCTTCGGAATTAGGTCTTAATCCCAAACTTGCGAAACGAGCAGGGCTACTACACGATATAGGGAAAGTACCGGAATCTGAGACCGAAGTACCTCATGCTATCTTGGGAATGCAATGGGCAGAAAAGTATGGTGAAAAACCAGATGTATGTAATGCAATTGGTGCCCACCACGATGAAATAGAGATGACCAACTTATTATCGCCCATCGTTCAGGTGTGTGATGCTATTAGCGGAGCTCGCCCGGGAGCACGGCGCCAGGTGCTGGATTCTTACATCCAGCGTCTTAAAGACCTGGAAGCAATTGCCTTCGGTTTTAATGGAGTAAATAAAGCCTTCGCCATTCAGGCAGGACGCGAATTAAGGGTGATGGTGGAAAGTGAAAAAGTAAGTGATGAGAAAGCGGCACAGCTCTCTTTCGAAATATCTCAAAAGATCCAAACCGATATGACGTATCCCGGCCAGGTAAAAGTGACAGTTATACGGGAAACCAGGGCCGTCAACATTGCAAAATAA